Proteins encoded by one window of Archaeoglobus veneficus SNP6:
- a CDS encoding cytochrome b/b6 domain-containing protein, translated as MSQLLRFSPAQRAAHFLVSLSGMLLLITGLPITFSGQLRWVIDFMGGPAVSMFIHRLCGLILAFSLAFFGTYFILERITRGRGDSNITFTLGFFIQLGKDFVQDMLWTFGLVEERPKSGKYDWVMVADILTVPIFCLIEVITGAILWFPFPLLENNPGLFFIFRLIHVAVAVFAIFFVFAHATILHFTPGNFPINMGIFSGLIPKHKAEGEFPEWVPIAKRVDVEEEEYRFHPIGYVIGAIACGIMGLAAYTVYLLGEEGLAGFRLLESSTTAFVALNGVMLVFFVYVLLTFYGIGKALARTTA; from the coding sequence TTGAGCCAGTTGCTGAGGTTCTCTCCAGCCCAGAGAGCAGCGCACTTCCTTGTTTCTCTTTCCGGTATGCTCCTGCTCATCACTGGCCTTCCGATAACCTTCAGCGGACAGCTCAGATGGGTTATTGACTTCATGGGTGGCCCGGCGGTATCGATGTTCATCCACAGACTCTGCGGGCTAATACTTGCCTTCAGCCTCGCGTTTTTCGGCACGTACTTCATACTCGAGAGAATTACGAGGGGGAGAGGCGACTCGAACATAACATTCACTTTGGGCTTCTTCATCCAGCTCGGCAAGGACTTCGTTCAGGACATGCTCTGGACGTTCGGACTCGTTGAAGAGAGACCGAAGTCGGGCAAGTACGACTGGGTTATGGTTGCTGACATCCTCACAGTTCCAATCTTCTGCCTGATTGAGGTAATAACCGGAGCTATCCTCTGGTTCCCGTTTCCGCTGCTGGAGAACAATCCAGGGCTGTTCTTTATCTTCAGATTGATACACGTCGCCGTTGCAGTATTCGCTATCTTCTTCGTCTTCGCCCACGCGACGATACTGCACTTCACACCAGGTAACTTCCCGATAAACATGGGTATATTCAGTGGACTCATACCCAAGCACAAGGCTGAAGGAGAGTTTCCAGAGTGGGTGCCCATTGCGAAGAGAGTAGATGTTGAGGAGGAAGAATACAGATTCCATCCCATTGGCTATGTAATTGGAGCCATTGCCTGCGGTATAATGGGTCTCGCAGCCTACACAGTGTACCTGCTCGGAGAAGAAGGACTTGCAGGATTCAGATTGCTCGAGAGCAGCACAACTGCTTTTGTTGCACTGAACGGCGTCATGCTGGTGT
- a CDS encoding 4Fe-4S dicluster domain-containing protein — MYKFIVDTHSNLCIKCKACEAICKNHNNVPPGIYRIRVITINEGKPGQLNIPMPCMHCSDPACLKVCPMDAIYKRPDGIVLVNKDKCIGCGYCSYACPFGAPQFEGSGAFGTKGKMDKCTFCVQPYEQKDENGNIIENEPIPRCAMVCPGGALLAGEASEIVRVFRERIRGYTAKELVEKVFMV; from the coding sequence TTGTACAAGTTCATCGTAGACACACACTCAAACCTCTGCATCAAATGCAAAGCATGCGAAGCCATCTGCAAGAATCACAACAACGTCCCTCCCGGAATCTACAGAATCAGAGTAATAACAATCAACGAGGGCAAGCCCGGCCAGTTAAACATCCCCATGCCCTGCATGCACTGCAGCGACCCGGCATGCCTTAAAGTATGCCCCATGGACGCAATATACAAGCGTCCCGATGGAATAGTCCTCGTCAACAAGGACAAATGCATCGGATGCGGCTACTGCAGCTACGCATGCCCATTCGGAGCTCCGCAGTTCGAAGGCAGCGGAGCATTCGGAACTAAGGGCAAGATGGACAAGTGCACCTTCTGCGTTCAGCCGTACGAGCAGAAGGACGAGAACGGCAACATAATCGAGAATGAGCCCATCCCAAGGTGTGCAATGGTCTGCCCCGGCGGAGCACTGCTGGCTGGAGAGGCATCGGAGATCGTTAGGGTGTTCAGGGAGCGGATAAGAGGATATACAGCGAAGGAGCTTGTTGAGAAGGTGTTTATGGTATAA